The Orcinus orca chromosome 16, mOrcOrc1.1, whole genome shotgun sequence genome includes a window with the following:
- the ZG16B gene encoding LOW QUALITY PROTEIN: zymogen granule protein 16 homolog B (The sequence of the model RefSeq protein was modified relative to this genomic sequence to represent the inferred CDS: inserted 1 base in 1 codon; deleted 1 base in 1 codon; substituted 1 base at 1 genomic stop codon) — protein sequence MLLWLTLTLLWSPTCWAGQMYGPGGGWHFSTFKDYENEITGIRVFVGAIGIFKSIQVRFGSXWSEKYGVSGAKPQECLLLPGXHIIGIYGSYKLFLQHLVIYTDFECWRGSTSTLGEEGGRTFFDSPGNSKEVLTGIFEHYRLLGISSIGFEWDYPLVTLNSVPPDSTTT from the exons ATGCTGCTAtggctgaccctcacccttctgtggaGCCCCACCTGCTGGGCAGGGC AGATGTACGGGCCCGGAGGAGGATGGCATTTCAGTACCTTTAAAGACTATGAAAATGAAATCACTGGGATTCGAGTGTTTGTAGGTGCTATCGGCATATTTAAGAG tATCCAGGTGAGGTTTGGAT CCTGGAGTGAAAAATATGGAGTCTCAGGTGCGAAGCCCCAGGAATGCCTCCTGCTGCCAGGTTAACACATTATAGGAATCTACGGCTCCTACAAGCTTTTCCTCCAGCACCTGGTCATATACACCGACTTTGAGTGCTGGAGAGGAagcact tccacacttggagaggaAGGTGGCAGGACCTTTTTTGACTCCCCAGGTAACAGTAAGGAGGTGCTCACTGGAATCTTTGAGCATTACAGGCTCCTGGGCATTTCCAGTATCGGCTTTGAGTGGGATTATCCTCTAGTAACCTTGAACTCTGTTCCACCAGATAGCAccacaacctaa